A genomic region of Venturia canescens isolate UGA chromosome 9, ASM1945775v1, whole genome shotgun sequence contains the following coding sequences:
- the LOC122415607 gene encoding retinal guanylyl cyclase 2 isoform X3, whose product MARDRFHHNWWWLLVVLILVSGSWVNLVLSSSSAPSYDRLQSYHHHYYSLPSSSVIKRSSNLYSTGAPADVLVFLGDHCDDQSDTNEIQAFLSAYSAKISIRMLQRSLTCESKSWGLGVLVQALGQATTKALIAALDPNTCEVAARLAHLWDKPLLTWTCPLRIIEENKPSSTIRLSPSVPAVAQALAEIFLHFRWKTVAVVSTDHEPWPSLDRSVIGALRSIGIVPRHHTVLPHRGTNKQIHGTLKLLHTVPCRVIVLCLPVEDEEFAKRAIVQINAKNSIVLLVHPETPNPFLPASVNPYTTIVQSRSSLLNNHTDVETPEKLMNNKRFPTFINPEFVLPRNFLALVPFDQRYDLERIYNGTQIYVEPNILEHLNESLNILTHDNSSLDTNNNKMYTYGVLAWRTNAWKPILQVIEHDERLLLRAFMDNNYLADEESSDVLCEDENDCAGTVQINTDLIPLRAAHIITIVLGSLLFALMILVTVALIRRHLLNKRMSKGPYKIILTASDFVFPQMPDSRRVDEGIEAMLCCWLHQLQEFGGPEVEKPDLLQGSVGSLKTHHGIQASTGSLARHTIFKDPRARYNGDLVQLKELPSQGTFELKSKAMDVLVMVHGLRHENLNPLIGCLTEPTRPCLVSEYCSRGSLEDVLVQDEIKLDWSFRLSLLTDLVRGIKYLHSSPIRVHGYLTSRNCVIDARWVLKVTDYGLPAFYEAQNLVPPTKTARDLLWTAPELLRHPHLQKRGTQPGDVYSFGIIMQEVVVRGEPFCMLALTPEEIIEKVKKPPPLIRPSVSKGAAPPEAINIMRQCWAEAADMRPDFNAVHDLFKKLNHGRKVNFVDTMFQMLEKYSNNLEELIRERTEQLDMEKKKTEQLLNRMLPSTVAEKLKLGMPVDPEEFAEVTIYFSDIVGFTTISAYSTPFQVVDLLNDLYTCFDATINAYTVYKVETIGDAYMVVGGCPVRIPDHASQIATMALDLLHQSGKFKLKHLPKTQLRLRIGLHTGPCCAGVVGLTMPRYCLFGDTVNTASRMESTGAPWRIHLSQATWNRLNEVGGYHIEYRGRTDIKGKGKMPTYWLLGKQGFDKDLPTPPSLGLTHINFVRFTLSELMNFQRGSWIGGERNTGKLGKQKRFTTGNGNRTRATIRRGTYDIDRTGREFRGSELFDRKHFWDGRAIIFTVAFGGERLADDRFRKR is encoded by the exons ATGGCCCGGGACCGTTTTCACCATAATTGGTGGTGGCTCCTCGTGGTCTTGATCCTCGTTTCCGGGTCCTGGGTAAACCTCGTTCTATCATCGTCCTCTGCTCCATCGTACGATCGTTTACAATCTTATCATCACCATTATTATTCCTTACCATCCTCATCCGTCATCAAACGTTCCTCAAATTTATATTCCACCGGAGCTCCTGCTGATGTTCTTGTTTTTTTGGGCGATCATTGTGACGACCAATCGGACACTAACGAGATCCAAGCCTTTCTCTCTGCGTACAGTGCCAAAATTTCTATCAGGATGCTACAAAGATCAC TTACGTGCGAGAGCAAATCTTGGGGTCTCGGAGTTCTCGTTCAGGCTCTCGGCCAAGCAACGACGAAGGCCCTTATTGCCGCGCTCGATCCTAATACCTGCGAGGTCGCGGCCAGACTCGCACACCTCTGGGATAAACCTCTTCTCACTTGGACATGCCCATTG AGAATAATAGAAGAGAACAAACCCTcatcgacaatcagactttcgCCATCGGTACCGGCAGTCGCGCAGGCACTcgctgaaatatttcttcactTCCGGTGGAAAACCGTCGCCGTCGTTAGTACCG ATCACGAACCATGGCCGAGTCTCGACCGATCTGTGATCGGTGCGCTCCGCAGCATTGGAATAGTCCCGAGACACCACACCGTTCTTCCTCACCGCGGGACGAACAAACAGATTCATGGAACTCTCAAACTTCTTCATACGGTCCCTTGCAGAG ttATAGTACTCTGTCTTCCGGTGGAGGACGAAGAATTTGCGAAGCGGGCAATCGTGCAAATAAACGCTAAAAATTCGATCGTACTGCTCGTCCATCCGGAAACGCCGAATCCATTTTTACCAGCTTCCGTGAATCCGTATACGACAATCGTACAATCAAGATCTTCCTTGCTCAATAATCACACGGACGTTGAAACGCCCGAGAAACTAATGAATAATAAACGCTTTCCAACGTTTATCAATCCGGAATTCGTTCTGCCGAGAAATTTTCTCGCCCTCGTACCATTCGATCAACg gtacgatctcgagaGAATTTACAATGGAACACAAATCTACGTGGAGCCAAATATCCTGGAACATTTGAACGAATCTCTCAATATTTTGACACACGATAATTCTTCCCTCGACACGAACAACAACAAGATGTACACCTATGGGGTTCTCGCTTGGCGGACCAACGCCTGGAAACCCATACTCCAGGTGATCGAGCACGACGAACGTTTGCTGCTCCGGGCATTTATGGACAATAATTATTTAGCAGACGAGGAAAGCTCCGACGTACTTTGCGAGGATGAAAACGACTGCGCCGGTACTGTTCAAATCAACA CCGACTTGATTCCATTGCGAGCAGCCCACATAATCACTATTGTTTTGGGATCTTTGCTGTTCGCTCTCATGATCCTCGTAACCGTTGCGCTAATCcg GAGACACTTGTTGAACAAAAGAATGTCGAAGGGACCctacaaaataatattgacCGCGTCCGATTTCGTCTTTCCTCAAATGCCTGATTCCAGGCGC GTCGACGAGGGCATAGAAGCGATGCTCTGCTGCTGGCTCCATCAGCTTCAAGAATTCGGAGGACCGGAGGTCGAGAAGCCGGACCTCTTGCAGGGTAGCGTCGGTTCGTTGAAAACCCATCACGGGATCCAAGCTAGCACGGGGAGTCTGGCGAGGCATACGATTTTCAAGGATCCCCGAGCCAGATACAAC GGTGATCTCGTTCAACTTAAGGAACTGCCGTCACAAGGCACCTTTGAACTCAAGAGCAAAGCAATGGATGTGTTAGTTATG GTGCATGGACTGAGACACGAAAATTTGAACCCTCTCATCGGTTGTCTGACAGAGCCGACGAGGCCGTGCTTAGTTTCGGAATATTGTTCGAGAGGATCTCTGGAGGATGTTCTGGTCCAGGACGAGATAAAACTCGATTGGTCCTTCCGACTCTCTCTGCTAACGGATCTCGTGCGG GGTATAAAGTATCTTCACAGCAGCCCAATTCGTGTTCACGGATACTTAACATCGAGAAATTGCGTAATCGACGCTCGCTGGGTCCTGAAGGTCACTGATTATGGATTACCTGCATTTTATGAGGCACAAAATCTCGTCCCACCGACGAAAACAGCTCGAG ATCTTTTGTGGACCGCTCCGGAGCTTCTGAGGCATCCTCACCTCCAAAAAAGAGGCACGCAGCCCGGTGACGTTTACAGCTTTGGGATAATAATGCAGGAAGTCGTTGTTCGGGGAGAACCTTTTTGCATGCTCGCTCTCACGCCCGAAG aaatcattgaaaaagtgaaaaaaccaccGCCTCTCATAAGACCATCGGTGAGCAAGGGGGCAGCGCCACCCGAAGCGATCAACATAATGCGTCAATGTTGGGCCGAAGCTGCTGATATGAGACCGGATTTCAACGCGGTTCATGATCTCTTTAAGAAATTGAATCACGGCAG AAAGGTCAATTTCGTCGATACGATGTTCCAAATGCTAGAAAAGTATTCCAACAATCTGGAGGAACTTATACGAGAACGTACCGAACAATTGgacatggaaaaaaagaaaacggagcAGCTTCTCAATCGTATGCTTCCGAG TACCGTTGCCGAGAAACTGAAGCTCGGAATGCCGGTGGATCCCGAAGAATTCGCAGAAGTGACGATTTACTTTTCGGACATAGTCGGATTCACAACGATATCGGCTTATTCGACGCCCTTTCAGGTGGTCGATCTCCTCAATGATCTTTACACGTGTTTCGACGCAACGATCAACGCCTACACGGTATACAAAGTCGAAACTATCGGGGACGCGTACATGGTCGTCGGCGGATGTCCTGTCAGGATTCCTGACCATGCCTCCCAGATTGCCACCATGGCGCTCGATCTTTTGCATCAGAGTGGCAAATTCAAGCTCAAACATTTGCCAAAGACTCAATTGAGACTCAGAATCGGACTTCATACCG GGCCATGTTGCGCCGGAGTCGTTGGGCTCACGATGCCGAGATATTGTCTATTTGGCGATACGGTAAACACAGCCTCGAGGATGGAATCAACGGGAGCACCGTGGCGTATACATCTGAGCCAAGCAACGTGGAATCGTTTGAACGAGGTTGGCGGTTATCACATCGAGTATCGTGGACGAACGGATATAAAGGGCAAAGGAAAAATGCCAACGTACTGGTTGCTTGGCAAACAAGGCTTCGATAAAGATTTGCCGACCCCTCCATCGCTCGG GCTGACTCACATTAATTTTGTTCGTTTCACGCTGTCcgaattgatgaattttcagaGAGGATCATGG ATTGGAGGAGAGCGAAATACTGGAAAACTTGGCAAACAGAAACGATTCACTACCGGAAATGGAAATAGGACAAGGGCAACAATCCGTAGAGGAACGTACGATATCGATCGAACAGGACGAGAGTTCCGGGGATCAGAGTTGTTCGATCGTAAGCACTTCTGGGACGGGCGAGCAATCATCTTCACCGTCGCGTTCGGTGGTGAACGTCTCGCAGACGACCGCTTCCGGAAGCGGTAA
- the LOC122415607 gene encoding retinal guanylyl cyclase 2 isoform X1 translates to MARDRFHHNWWWLLVVLILVSGSWVNLVLSSSSAPSYDRLQSYHHHYYSLPSSSVIKRSSNLYSTGAPADVLVFLGDHCDDQSDTNEIQAFLSAYSAKISIRMLQRSLTCESKSWGLGVLVQALGQATTKALIAALDPNTCEVAARLAHLWDKPLLTWTCPLRIIEENKPSSTIRLSPSVPAVAQALAEIFLHFRWKTVAVVSTDHEPWPSLDRSVIGALRSIGIVPRHHTVLPHRGTNKQIHGTLKLLHTVPCRVIVLCLPVEDEEFAKRAIVQINAKNSIVLLVHPETPNPFLPASVNPYTTIVQSRSSLLNNHTDVETPEKLMNNKRFPTFINPEFVLPRNFLALVPFDQRYDLERIYNGTQIYVEPNILEHLNESLNILTHDNSSLDTNNNKMYTYGVLAWRTNAWKPILQVIEHDERLLLRAFMDNNYLADEESSDVLCEDENDCAGTVQINTDLIPLRAAHIITIVLGSLLFALMILVTVALIRRHLLNKRMSKGPYKIILTASDFVFPQMPDSRRVDEGIEAMLCCWLHQLQEFGGPEVEKPDLLQGSVGSLKTHHGIQASTGSLARHTIFKDPRARYNGDLVQLKELPSQGTFELKSKAMDVLVMVHGLRHENLNPLIGCLTEPTRPCLVSEYCSRGSLEDVLVQDEIKLDWSFRLSLLTDLVRGIKYLHSSPIRVHGYLTSRNCVIDARWVLKVTDYGLPAFYEAQNLVPPTKTARDLLWTAPELLRHPHLQKRGTQPGDVYSFGIIMQEVVVRGEPFCMLALTPEEIIEKVKKPPPLIRPSVSKGAAPPEAINIMRQCWAEAADMRPDFNAVHDLFKKLNHGRKVNFVDTMFQMLEKYSNNLEELIRERTEQLDMEKKKTEQLLNRMLPSTVAEKLKLGMPVDPEEFAEVTIYFSDIVGFTTISAYSTPFQVVDLLNDLYTCFDATINAYTVYKVETIGDAYMVVGGCPVRIPDHASQIATMALDLLHQSGKFKLKHLPKTQLRLRIGLHTGPCCAGVVGLTMPRYCLFGDTVNTASRMESTGAPWRIHLSQATWNRLNEVGGYHIEYRGRTDIKGKGKMPTYWLLGKQGFDKDLPTPPSLGEDHGLEESEILENLANRNDSLPEMEIGQGQQSVEERTISIEQDESSGDQSCSIVSTSGTGEQSSSPSRSVVNVSQTTASGSGKCVGKQRVFVSVHDDTNTSNLTTISSEAATTAMEIFRDIVKSPPEPYGAVSSTGMTKNICSDNQILGTPVSASEVAAALLGAASSTSSLTSLQSGSSAFRTRHRRLAAASGGSVIGEDDLSTPYNHYRCLSPNEYNLSSTGKGSSGRFLKRQFSLDRADDPLTIASIISEQQPSQQSINRAGQRLCKQNSAGAANDLERIEEIPSSSSIGTTTQPILRHRDQQAGYRHAASMSLSVESLTLH, encoded by the exons ATGGCCCGGGACCGTTTTCACCATAATTGGTGGTGGCTCCTCGTGGTCTTGATCCTCGTTTCCGGGTCCTGGGTAAACCTCGTTCTATCATCGTCCTCTGCTCCATCGTACGATCGTTTACAATCTTATCATCACCATTATTATTCCTTACCATCCTCATCCGTCATCAAACGTTCCTCAAATTTATATTCCACCGGAGCTCCTGCTGATGTTCTTGTTTTTTTGGGCGATCATTGTGACGACCAATCGGACACTAACGAGATCCAAGCCTTTCTCTCTGCGTACAGTGCCAAAATTTCTATCAGGATGCTACAAAGATCAC TTACGTGCGAGAGCAAATCTTGGGGTCTCGGAGTTCTCGTTCAGGCTCTCGGCCAAGCAACGACGAAGGCCCTTATTGCCGCGCTCGATCCTAATACCTGCGAGGTCGCGGCCAGACTCGCACACCTCTGGGATAAACCTCTTCTCACTTGGACATGCCCATTG AGAATAATAGAAGAGAACAAACCCTcatcgacaatcagactttcgCCATCGGTACCGGCAGTCGCGCAGGCACTcgctgaaatatttcttcactTCCGGTGGAAAACCGTCGCCGTCGTTAGTACCG ATCACGAACCATGGCCGAGTCTCGACCGATCTGTGATCGGTGCGCTCCGCAGCATTGGAATAGTCCCGAGACACCACACCGTTCTTCCTCACCGCGGGACGAACAAACAGATTCATGGAACTCTCAAACTTCTTCATACGGTCCCTTGCAGAG ttATAGTACTCTGTCTTCCGGTGGAGGACGAAGAATTTGCGAAGCGGGCAATCGTGCAAATAAACGCTAAAAATTCGATCGTACTGCTCGTCCATCCGGAAACGCCGAATCCATTTTTACCAGCTTCCGTGAATCCGTATACGACAATCGTACAATCAAGATCTTCCTTGCTCAATAATCACACGGACGTTGAAACGCCCGAGAAACTAATGAATAATAAACGCTTTCCAACGTTTATCAATCCGGAATTCGTTCTGCCGAGAAATTTTCTCGCCCTCGTACCATTCGATCAACg gtacgatctcgagaGAATTTACAATGGAACACAAATCTACGTGGAGCCAAATATCCTGGAACATTTGAACGAATCTCTCAATATTTTGACACACGATAATTCTTCCCTCGACACGAACAACAACAAGATGTACACCTATGGGGTTCTCGCTTGGCGGACCAACGCCTGGAAACCCATACTCCAGGTGATCGAGCACGACGAACGTTTGCTGCTCCGGGCATTTATGGACAATAATTATTTAGCAGACGAGGAAAGCTCCGACGTACTTTGCGAGGATGAAAACGACTGCGCCGGTACTGTTCAAATCAACA CCGACTTGATTCCATTGCGAGCAGCCCACATAATCACTATTGTTTTGGGATCTTTGCTGTTCGCTCTCATGATCCTCGTAACCGTTGCGCTAATCcg GAGACACTTGTTGAACAAAAGAATGTCGAAGGGACCctacaaaataatattgacCGCGTCCGATTTCGTCTTTCCTCAAATGCCTGATTCCAGGCGC GTCGACGAGGGCATAGAAGCGATGCTCTGCTGCTGGCTCCATCAGCTTCAAGAATTCGGAGGACCGGAGGTCGAGAAGCCGGACCTCTTGCAGGGTAGCGTCGGTTCGTTGAAAACCCATCACGGGATCCAAGCTAGCACGGGGAGTCTGGCGAGGCATACGATTTTCAAGGATCCCCGAGCCAGATACAAC GGTGATCTCGTTCAACTTAAGGAACTGCCGTCACAAGGCACCTTTGAACTCAAGAGCAAAGCAATGGATGTGTTAGTTATG GTGCATGGACTGAGACACGAAAATTTGAACCCTCTCATCGGTTGTCTGACAGAGCCGACGAGGCCGTGCTTAGTTTCGGAATATTGTTCGAGAGGATCTCTGGAGGATGTTCTGGTCCAGGACGAGATAAAACTCGATTGGTCCTTCCGACTCTCTCTGCTAACGGATCTCGTGCGG GGTATAAAGTATCTTCACAGCAGCCCAATTCGTGTTCACGGATACTTAACATCGAGAAATTGCGTAATCGACGCTCGCTGGGTCCTGAAGGTCACTGATTATGGATTACCTGCATTTTATGAGGCACAAAATCTCGTCCCACCGACGAAAACAGCTCGAG ATCTTTTGTGGACCGCTCCGGAGCTTCTGAGGCATCCTCACCTCCAAAAAAGAGGCACGCAGCCCGGTGACGTTTACAGCTTTGGGATAATAATGCAGGAAGTCGTTGTTCGGGGAGAACCTTTTTGCATGCTCGCTCTCACGCCCGAAG aaatcattgaaaaagtgaaaaaaccaccGCCTCTCATAAGACCATCGGTGAGCAAGGGGGCAGCGCCACCCGAAGCGATCAACATAATGCGTCAATGTTGGGCCGAAGCTGCTGATATGAGACCGGATTTCAACGCGGTTCATGATCTCTTTAAGAAATTGAATCACGGCAG AAAGGTCAATTTCGTCGATACGATGTTCCAAATGCTAGAAAAGTATTCCAACAATCTGGAGGAACTTATACGAGAACGTACCGAACAATTGgacatggaaaaaaagaaaacggagcAGCTTCTCAATCGTATGCTTCCGAG TACCGTTGCCGAGAAACTGAAGCTCGGAATGCCGGTGGATCCCGAAGAATTCGCAGAAGTGACGATTTACTTTTCGGACATAGTCGGATTCACAACGATATCGGCTTATTCGACGCCCTTTCAGGTGGTCGATCTCCTCAATGATCTTTACACGTGTTTCGACGCAACGATCAACGCCTACACGGTATACAAAGTCGAAACTATCGGGGACGCGTACATGGTCGTCGGCGGATGTCCTGTCAGGATTCCTGACCATGCCTCCCAGATTGCCACCATGGCGCTCGATCTTTTGCATCAGAGTGGCAAATTCAAGCTCAAACATTTGCCAAAGACTCAATTGAGACTCAGAATCGGACTTCATACCG GGCCATGTTGCGCCGGAGTCGTTGGGCTCACGATGCCGAGATATTGTCTATTTGGCGATACGGTAAACACAGCCTCGAGGATGGAATCAACGGGAGCACCGTGGCGTATACATCTGAGCCAAGCAACGTGGAATCGTTTGAACGAGGTTGGCGGTTATCACATCGAGTATCGTGGACGAACGGATATAAAGGGCAAAGGAAAAATGCCAACGTACTGGTTGCTTGGCAAACAAGGCTTCGATAAAGATTTGCCGACCCCTCCATCGCTCGG aGAGGATCATGG ATTGGAGGAGAGCGAAATACTGGAAAACTTGGCAAACAGAAACGATTCACTACCGGAAATGGAAATAGGACAAGGGCAACAATCCGTAGAGGAACGTACGATATCGATCGAACAGGACGAGAGTTCCGGGGATCAGAGTTGTTCGATCGTAAGCACTTCTGGGACGGGCGAGCAATCATCTTCACCGTCGCGTTCGGTGGTGAACGTCTCGCAGACGACCGCTTCCGGAAGCGGTAAATGCGTAGGGAAACAGCGAGTTTTCGTTTCGGTCCACGACGACACAAATAcctcaaatttgacgacaATATCGAGCGAGGCGGCAACAACGGCGATGGAAATATTTCGCGACATCGTTAAAAGTCCGCCCGAACCTTATGGCGCCGTGAGTTCCACgggaatgacgaaaaatatttgctcCGACAATCAAATACTCGGAACTCCCGTTTCGGCGAGTGAAGTTGCGGCTGCTCTTCTTGGCGctgcctcctcgacgtcttcTCTCACCTCGTTACAAAGCGGTTCGTCAGCGTTTCGAACTCGGCACCGAAGACTCGCTGCCGCCAGCGGGGGCAGCGTTATCGGCGAGGACGATCTTAGCACGCCTTACAATCATTATCGATGCCTGTCACCCAACGAATACAATCTCTCGTCCACTG GAAAGGGATCGAGCGGCCGTTTTCTCAAGCGACAATTCAGTCTCGACCGAGCGGACGATCCGCTGACAATAGCATCGATAATATCGGAACAACAGCCGTCCCAGCAATCGATCAATCGAGCTGGTCAACGATTGTGCAAGCAAAACAGCGCGGGAGCGGCCAACGACTTGGAAAGGATCGAGGAAATTCCATCTTCGTCGTCGATCGGAACGACGACTCAACCGATTTTGAGACATCGAGATCAGCAAGCCGGTTATCGACACGCTGCGTCAATGTCTCTATCGGTCGAGTCCCTCACGTTACATTAG